The genomic segment CATTTTCCAAATGTTCATGTTCTGAAGGCAGGGTATGCTGTAgacatattttctctctctgtctttcaagaTACAACTGACTCTAATCATATGATTTCCTGTCAACAATGAACATCAACTCAAGCACACACAACTAGCCCACTTTCTCAGTTCCATCCACACCTttccctcccacctgtctctcacacctgtctgtaccatccacatctttccctcccacctgtctctgtgtcacacctgtctgtaccatccacatctttccctcccacctgtctctgtctcccacctgtctgtaccatccacatctttccctcccacctgtctctgtctcacacctgtctgtaccatccacatctttccctcccacctgtctctgtctcccacctgtctgtaccatccacatctttccctcccacctgtctctgtctcccacctgtctgtaccatccacatctttccctcccacctgtctctgtgtcacacctgtctgtaccatccacatctttccctcccacctgtctctgtgtcacacctgtctgtaccatccacatctttccctcccacctgtctctgtctcacacctgtctgtaccatccacatctttccctcccacctgtctctcacacctgtctgtaccatccacatctttccctcccacctgtctctgtctcccacctgtctgtaccatccacatcattccctcccacctgtctctgtctcacacctgtctgtaccatccacatctttccctcccacctgtctctcccacctgtctgtaccatccacatcattccctcccacctgtctctcacacctgtctgtaccatccacatctttccctcccacctgtctctcacacctgtctgtaccatccacatctttccctcccacctgtctctgtgtcacacctgtctgtaccatccacatctttccctcccacctgtctctgtgtcacacctgtctgtaccatccacatctttccctcccacctgtctctcacacctgtctgtaccatccacatctttccctcccacctgtctctcacacctgtctgtaccatccacatatttctctcccacctgtctctgtctcacacctgtctgtaccatccacatcattccctcccacctgtctctcacacctgtctgtacCATCCATATCATtccctcccactgtctctgtctcacacctgtctgtaccatccacatctttccctcccacctgtctctgtctcacacctgtctgtaccatccacatctttccctctcacctgtctctcacacctgtctgtaccatccacatctttccctcccacctgtctctgtgtcacacctgtctgtACCATCCACATCATTtcctcccacctgtctctgtgtcacacctgtctgtaccatccacatcattccctcccacctgtctctcccacctgtctgtaccatccacatctttccctcccacctgtctctgtgtcacacctgtctgtaccatccacatatttctctcccacctgtctctgtctcccacctgtctgtaccatccacatctttccctcccacctgtctctgtgtcacacctgtctgtaccatccacatctttccctcccacctgtctctcccacctgtctgtaccatccacatcattccctcccacctgtctctgtgtcacacctgtctgtaccatccacatcattccctcccacctgtctctgtctcccacctgtctgtaccatccacatctttccctcccacctgtctctgtgtcacacctgtctgtaccatccacatctttccctcccacctgtctctcccaCCTGTCTGTACCATCCACATCTTCCCTcctacctgtctctgtgtcacacctgtctgtaccatccacatcattccctcccacctgtctctgtgtcacacctgtctgtaccatccacatcattccctcccacctgtctctgtctcctcctcctccagcaggAAGTTGACTGGTGCCGCTGCTGACAGTTTAGGATTACATGTTGCTATGACAACCTTGGGGACGGGGCCTCGCCTGCGGTCCTCACTGATGACATAGCACGGGGGCAGCCAGTTCTCGTAGGGTTCGAACTTGGTGGACACCATGCGTTCTGCCAGACCCTTCCGCCGTCCCAGTCGGTACAGGTTGTAGTTGCTGACCTACAAGTGACAGTATGAACAGCATCATGCAACAGTGTGTATTCCCTATCATCCTGTATCAAGGCACAGGTCTTCCATACCTTCTCCATTCTGCTGCTCCCCACACTGCACTTCACGTCAACTGCCAGCTCTCTGGTGTCACAAGCAATCCACtcttcacagagacacacacacagcactgttcacacatatgcacagcacATACACTATAcagcactgttcacacacacagatacatcactgttcacacacatgtacaaatacaatactgttcacacacacacacagcattgttCACACGcagcactgttcacacacacagtactgttcACACTCactggagggggtagaggaggtgcagggaaatttgtggtgtgtgtgtgtgtgtgtgtgtgtgtgttggagctcatgtatgtttatatgtatttgactgtgctttcatatctatgaaactgcgtttttggggcatatctgttatgcatgtgtgggtgtatgtgtgaatgtgtgtcttcatgttttatatttatttgctagtttttagaggcgtttgattggctgagagcgggtgggcccgtcttttcaccgttagccgcgcgaaatttggccaagcagagcaaaccaatgggcctagtttgcatcagtttgacatggtacagtatatgacaccaaattgcttatttatcatcattgttgtcttatttaattatttatttattattattattattttatcattttttttcattactactatcttttttaattattatttatttatttatgtatgtacgcttatatatatatatatagatagattttttttttttcttctcaaggcctgactaagtgcgttgggttacgctgctggtcaggcatctgcttggcagatgtggtgtagcgtatatggatttgtccgaacgcagtgacgcctccttgagctaccgatactaatactgatactgttcacacacacacacacagcactgcacacacacacacacaaacagcacccttcacacacatgtacatcattGTAcacagacggactgactgaccTGCTTACTGCGCAGATAGCTGAGCTTGCCCTCATGCGTGGCAGGGTAGGTGCAGTAGAGGTAGACAGTGATGGCGTACTTGAGGAAGGAGTCTCCGATGGTCTCCAGGCGCTCCAGACTGAAGAAGTCGTTGGCGTTGGACATGGTGAGGGCCTGCAGCAGCAGACAGGGGCTGGGGCCCACGAAGATGGCCAGGTCTTCCTCTTCATCCAGCCGGAtcagccctcccccaccctcaccctcttccttcacaccctctccctcaccaccctccacctcgCTCCTCCTCACCCTCTGCTGCTCCCTGTTCCAGTTGCCAATGGGGAAGGCGGAGGGGGGAGTGTTGCAGTCTTCGGTGCTGTGCCCCTTCCCGCTGCCTTGTGCCTGTGCACTGGATACTGAGGGGATCGAACcattgtctgcctctccttcttcttccatcatgTCCCTACTGTCTGGATGCTGCTTGGCTCCTCTcattccctcactgtctctgtgtgtgtctgtgtgtgttgtgtgctgtgtttctgtgatttcataactgtctctgtgtgtgtctgtgtgtgttgtgtgctgtgtttctgtgatttcatcactgtctctgtgtgtgtctgtgtgtgttgtgtgctgtgtttctgtgatttcatcactgtctctgtgtgtgtctgtgtgtgttgtgtgctgtgtttctgtgatttcatcactgtctctgtgtgtgtctgtgtgtgttgtgtgctgtgtttctgtgatttcatcactgtctctgtgtgtgtctgtgtgtgttgtgtgctgtgtttctgtgatttcatcactgtctctgtgtgtgtctgtgcatgttgtgtgctgtgtttctgtgatttcatcactgtctctgtgtgtgtctgtgcatgttgtgtgctgtgtttctgtgatttcataactgtctctgtgtgtgtctgtgcgtgttgtgtgctgtgtttctgtgatttcataactgtctctgtgtgtgtctgtgcgtgttgtgtgctgtgtttctgtgatttcataactgtctctgtgtgtgtctgtgcgtgttgtgtgctgtgtttctgTGATTCCCTCATTatctctgtgtgcgtttgtgtgtgatgtgtccatgtgtatagagtgttgtgttgttgtgctggtagTCAATGCACTGAATTCTGTGTGCTCCATGTCAGTGTCAGAAATCTGATTGTACCTCCCCTCATCCAGACTGTTCACAACACAGGGACCCAGACTGCGGTTTGACTGACTTTCCACAAACTGCAGCCATTCACTGGCTGGACGAgcgtcttccccaccccacccacactcctcacTATCCTCACTCTCTGCTGTTTCTGCACACTTTGTCAATTTATCCTCTGGCGATGTAACCGACTGTTCAGAGCACAAGGTCTCCGCTGTTTTTGTGGATTTATTTGTGCAGTGAGTATCTGGCAAAGAAACATTGGCACATGAATTAGATAGGCCACTGATAGTCACGGCAGGATTTCCTTCTTGTACCCCAGTGTCAGTGCTGGCGGCAGGATTTCCTTCTTGTGTGTGAacagatgtcagtgatgatggtgtgtctTGTGGAGTGTCACAGGGAGGGTGTacagatgtcagtgatgatgggaCGTCTTGTGGAGGGGTGTCACagggtgtgtgtacagatgtcagtgatgatggtgtgtctTGTGGAAGACTAGGAGTGTCACAGGGAGGGTGTacagatgtcagtgatgatggtgtgtctTGTGGAGGGGTGTCACAGGGAGGGTGTacagatgtcagtgatgatggtgtgtctTGTGGAGTGTCACAGGGAGGGTGTacagatgtcagtgatgatgggaCGTCTTGTGGAGGGGTGTCACAGGGAGGGTGTacagatgtcagtgatgatgggaCGTCTTGTGGAGGGGTGTCACAGGGAGGGTGTacagatgtcagtgatgatgggaCGTCTTGTGGAGGGGTGTCACAGGGAGGGTGTacagatgtcagtgatgatggtgtgtctTGTGGAGTGTCACAGGGAGGGTGTacagatgtcagtgatgatgggaCGTCTTGTGGAGGAGTGTCACAGGGAGGGTGTacagatgtcagtgatgatgggaCGTCTTGTGGAGGAGTGTCACAGGGAGGGTGTACAGATGATGGTATCACTGTGTCTTGTGGAGGAGTGTCACAGGGAGGGTGTacagatgtcagtgatgatgggaCGTCTTGTGGAGGAGTGTCACAGGGAGGGTGTACAGATGATGGTATCACTGTGTCTTGTGGAGGAATGTCACAGGGAGGGTGTTCAGATGATGGTATCACTGTGTCTTGTGGAGTGTCACAGGGAGGGTGTacagatgtcagtgatgatgggaCGTCTTGTGGAGGAGTGTCACAGGGAGGGTGTACAGATGATGGCATCACTGTGTCTTGTGGAGGAGTGTCACAGGGAGGGTGTACAGATGATGGTATCACTGTGTCTTGTGGAGGAGTGTCACAGGGAGGGTGTACAGATGATGGCATCACTGTGTCTTGTGAAGCCTGTACTGTGAATGCACTGGAGGATGCAGCACTTTGGCTCTCTGAGGCAGACATTTCCTCCAAGCTGCCAGAAACCTCAAAGGTGGTCAGGCTTTCCCCGCATCCCCACTCTATCCCAGAGTTGGTGGAGGCGGTGGTGTGGGCCCAGTCCCTGTCCAGCCCGCTGTCCTTGCCCTCTCTCATGGGGTCGAAGGTGATGTGCACATGATTCCCCGGcagggtgaaggaggaggtgtCAGagtggttggggaggtgggggcgccacttcctgctgccgctgctgctggtgCCAGTCACGTCCAGGAACTCCTCACACTCCTCCACACTCCCctttctgctgttgctgatggGCTGGGAGTCCTGACACTCCTCTACGATGACTGCGTGGTTGGTGTGGGCACtgttgggtgtgggggatgtggacGGGTCAGGAGCAGAAGAGGGAGGTGAGGAAAGATAGGACCTCGGGTGGACTTCCCTCTGGTCTGCTGGCTGTGGTCCCTCCACACTGCTGGACCTGCAGTCAGAGCTCAgggcaccaccacacacacaggtgtacacaggggaaccactgtcacacacacaggcaggcaccgAGGAACCACTGTCCTTTGCATTCATGCTGCACTCAGCAGGGATGACAGTGACACTTCCATGGCTCTGATTTAATCCATCCTCGCCCCCCTCATGCAGGAGAGAGGAGTCCACACAGGAGCCTTGTTCACCACTGGAAGAAGCTGAGGGCTGTGCTGCATCAGAACCAAAGTCCACAGCATCTTCATACTCGCTGTCAGATtctgagggtgtgggggagggattcCTGGAGGAGGATGGAGTGACAAATACCTCACACTGACCCTTGTTGCCACTCTCCACACAGAGGTCTGTGCCCTGCAGAGTGGAACTACTGTCTGTGCCCTGCAGAGTGGAACTATTGTCTGTGCCCTGCAGAGTGGAACTACTGTCTGTGCCATGCAATAAGGAACTACTGTCTGTGCCCTGCAGAGTGGAACTACTGTCTGTGCCGTGCCGTATAGATATACTATCCCTTGCTGTGGTCACGTTCCCTCCCTGACCAGCTGTTACAACACCAGTCGGTCTGTGTGAACAGGTGTCTCTCACtgtgcctgtcacacacacagtactgtccgacacacacactgaacaatgtaAAACATTCTCTgcactaccctcctcctccctcagtcTGTTGTTGCCCACACAGGCCGTGTTTTTCCGTCCACCTTCAGACTCGCTGAGCACCACACCAGAGTCGGAATCAGACGATGCTccagtgtctgtcctgtcttcgtCAGGACTCACATCTCCAGGAGCTGCTGCCCTGATGACCTCTGACCTACCATCGTCACCCGTCATCTCGCGGACATTCTGTGCTGCTCTCTTGccactgtcttcctctgtctgtctgtcatcttcactcttcccctccccacccacatctTTCTTCACCGTGTCTATGCCTGTGACAATGCCAGCTTTCTCTCCCTGATCCTCTGCTGTGCCtccagctttctgtgtgtgtgtggtgacagcactGTCCTGGTCAGCGGCTGGCTCTGACGTGCTCTGGTCGGCCAGCTGCAGTTTTTCAGGGTTGGTTTCAAACCCAAAGTCCAGGCGTGGGAAGCGGAAGTCAGGGTCCAGGTCCACCTTGCCGATGCCCGTCTCCCCGGCGATCTGCTTCCGCAGCTCCTCGGCCAGGAGCAGGTAATTCATGCGGTACAAAATGGCTGGCAGGCACACGGCTTTCCTCCACAAGGAGGCGGAGAAGATGTGGATGTCACACAGCTCGGGCACCAAGATCTGTTTCTGCTGCAGGTTCTCCCGCCGCGCTCTCTTGGTCTCCTGACTGGAAGTGGGCAGGGCACGACCTTTCTGGTTCATGTAGCGCGGGGTCAGCAGGTTCAGGCGAGCAGAGGTGTGGTCGACGTCCAGTAGGGGCTGGTCCATGTTGGTCAGCGTCAGGCCGTACTTGGTCGTGTAGTACGCTGCAAACGTCTTGTACAGCTCCGGGGACGGGAacggggacaggggggagaggtCGTGCCGAATCTCCGCCACGTAGAAGTGCTGCGGCTGGTCCATGTTGCGGTAGGACGGCATCACCACCGCATCCTCAAACTGTCGCTGCTGGAACTGGAACTCCTGGCGGTTGCcgtcaaaaacatttcctttctgCACGATGCTCTTCTGGTTCACTTGCTCCACGAAACTCCATTCAATGTCCAGCTGGCCATCTGCACACAACAAAGCTCCATTCAATGTCCAGCCAACCATCTGCACACAACAAAGCTCCATTCAATGTCCAGCTGGCCATCTGCACACAACAAAGCTCCATTCAATGTCCAGCTGGCCATCTGCACACAACAAAGCTCCATTCAATGTCCAGCTGGCCATCTGCACACAACAAAGCTCCATTCAATGTCCAGCTGGCCATCTGCACACAACAAAGCTCCATTCAATGTCCAGCTGGCCATCTGCACACAACAAAGCTCTATTCAATGTCCAGCTGGCCATCTGCACACAACAAAGCTCCATTCACAGGGTAAGAACCACTGCGTGATGAGGGAGAGGGTAAGAAccactgtgtgatgaggtgtaGGGTAAGAAccactgtgtgatgaggtgtaGGGTAAGAaccactgtgtgttgaggtgtaggGTAAGAACCACTGCATGATGAGGGAGAGGGTAAGAAccactgtgtgatgaggtgtaGGGTAAGAaccactgtgtgttgaggtgtaggGTAAGAAccactgtgtgatgaggtgtaGGGTAAGAaccactgtgtgttgaggtgcagGGTAAGAaccactgtgtgttgaggtgtaggGTAAGAAccactgtgtgatgaggtgtaGGGTAAGAACCACTGCGTGATGAGGGAGAGGGTAAGAACCACTGCGTGATGAGGTGTAGGGTAAGAACCACTGTGTGTTCAGGTGTAGGGTAAGAACCACTGCGTGATGAGGGAGAGGGTAAGAACCACTGCGTGATGAGGTGTAGGGTAAGAACCACTGTGTGTTCAGGTGTAGGGTAAGAACCACTGCGTGATGAGGGAGAGGGTAAGAACCACTGCGTGATGAGGGAGAGGGTAAGAACCACTGTGTGTTCAGGTGTAGGGTAAGAACCACTGTGTGTTCAGGTGTAGGGTAAGAACCACTGCGTGATGAGGTGTAGGGTAAGAACCACTGTGTGTTCAGGTGTAGGGTAAGAACCACTGCGTGATGAGGGAGAGGGTAAGAACCACTGCGTGATGAGGGAGAGGGTAAGAACCACTGCGTGATGAGGTCACTGTGAGTTGAGGTGTAGGATAAGAACCACTGTGTGTTGAGGGATAGGGTACTGACCAGAGAGTGTCGAAGAGAAGGGTACTAACCACTGTGTGTTAAAGGGGAGGGTACTGACCAGAGAGTGTGGAAGAGAAGGGTACTGACCACTGTGTAAAGATGGAGGGTACTAACCAATGGtgttgagggggatgggggtgtactaaccagtgtgagtgttgagtGGCACGATGAGCAGCCCTACGTTGGCCGACTCCGGGGAGAAGAGCATGGGGTCCTTCTCCAGGTGCAGCACGGAGGAGAAGACAAAGTGATGGAAGCCCACCAACTTCTCCAGCTGCTCCGGGGAGTAGTGTCCCTTCTTCAGCAGATCCAGCCACACAGTCACCTCCCCTGATCGCGTGTACACAGGAAAGCTGGgtacctgacaacacacacagtctgttATCAACAACACAGTGGCCTACATGGGGTATTGGTGAAAACAACACAGTGGCCTACATGGGGTATTCGTGAAAACAACATAATGATATCACAATGACTTACATCGGATATTGGTGAAGACAACATAATGACAACACAGTGACCTACATGGGGTATGGGTGAAGACAACACAATGACCTAGGGTATGGGTGAAGACAACACAATATGACTTACATCGGATATTGGTGAAGACAACATAATGACAACACAATGACCTACATAGGGTATGGGTGAAGACAACACAGTGACCTACATTGGATACTAGTGAAGACAACACAATGACCTACATTGGATACTAGTGACGACAACATAAAGACAGCACAGTGACCTACATGGGTGAAGACAACACAGTGACCTACATTGGAAACTAGTGAAGACAACATAAAGACAACACAGTGACCTACATTGGATACTAGTGAAGACAACATAAAGACAACACAATGACCTACATTGGATACTAGTGAAGACAACATAAAGACAGCACAGTGACCTACATGGGTGAAGACAACACAGTGACCTACATTGGATACTAGTGAAGACAACATAAAGACAACACAATGACCTACATTGGATACTAGTGAAGACAACATAAAGACAGCATAGTGACCTACATGGGTGAAGACAACACAGTGACCTACATTGGATACTAGTGAAGACAACATAAAGACAACACAGTGACCTACA from the Babylonia areolata isolate BAREFJ2019XMU chromosome 21, ASM4173473v1, whole genome shotgun sequence genome contains:
- the LOC143296243 gene encoding endoribonuclease Dicer-like isoform X2, whose protein sequence is MVRVGGEASRRGARHMRCDDIPTHTFTPRTYQVELLEWALQGNTIACLGSQSSKLFLGLMVVRQLAHQVRPPLQQGGKRSVYLVNSEEDVDMVWSTLFHHTDLAVGRLSPPHTPLTQVTPHDQPHTAKVTVQGSSDQPHTAGHGEMQGEISAPGKAEERTVQEERVALQEEQDPPQEEPAIPQEELDTPQEEPVTHHGKPVTPQEEPVTLHEEPLHEKPATPQGEPVTPQEEPVTLGEDRETTQETSSDTAQETADTAQDEKDTVQDTAQDEKDTVQDTAQDPAEGRKAAEGRKAAEGGCWTDRQWSWLLAEHNVLVLSAEVFLQAVQQGHLSLDRLNLLVLDDCHLAQGDHPYIHIMSHVQSAAPAAPHLLCLTAAILGTEVSDPGQLAAQIQGLEARLQSKAETSMLVISERFGCRPKESVIQCQGDDDPTGMSERLAAILHDAWNFLDDCQLPASDVPPSKHDPLHVPKFAISECINILHTLGSWCAASIAENLISQLEKIVKHESNATLKLFLRYTLTQLRLVVRLFEKGFTPDYHVDELLQYTTPKVRQMIQVLMKYKPEMDFMIVTREGEDDDSMSDLSDDDMNDDDSLDLSSSDDEDSKSKSKHIHIAVKKKEKDESENLFEEEKKLSGVVFVDNRYVAFALNKMVEEVCSWDENLCFVKSSHITGQGIHRSDGKKDLSKASRKQEEVLRRFRMQERNLLISTSVLEEGVDIPKCNLVVRFDPPRDYRSYTLSKGRARARDAEYVILVDEDLMEDFADEIQIFKGIEQVLIGAGRGRPDLEDAQQVDQLDQLEFTPLPTFCPLNQPGAPSVSMTTAISLVNRYCAKLPSDAFTHLTPHCRVCPSPSNPAHFVAYLRLPVNSPIKEELQGAEMPSRQLAKMAVALEMCQLLFKAGELDCHLQPVGKEMFVCEEEEEWEEEEEGMGQERPGTTKRKQYYIKKTADAFVSSGPKPEEEVYLYSIAMTLTGPITEDQNTRGRKIYAPEDSLQAFGVLLSSPIPHVPSFPVYTRSGEVTVWLDLLKKGHYSPEQLEKLVGFHHFVFSSVLHLEKDPMLFSPESANVGLLIVPLNTHTDGQLDIEWSFVEQVNQKSIVQKGNVFDGNRQEFQFQQRQFEDAVVMPSYRNMDQPQHFYVAEIRHDLSPLSPFPSPELYKTFAAYYTTKYGLTLTNMDQPLLDVDHTSARLNLLTPRYMNQKGRALPTSSQETKRARRENLQQKQILVPELCDIHIFSASLWRKAVCLPAILYRMNYLLLAEELRKQIAGETGIGKVDLDPDFRFPRLDFGFETNPEKLQLADQSTSEPAADQDSAVTTHTQKAGGTAEDQGEKAGIVTGIDTVKKDVGGEGKSEDDRQTEEDSGKRAAQNVREMTGDDGRSEVIRAAAPGDVSPDEDRTDTGASSDSDSGVVLSESEGGRKNTACVGNNRLREEEGSAENVLHCSVCVSDSTVCVTGTVRDTCSHRPTGVVTAGQGGNVTTARDSISIRHGTDSSSTLQGTDSSSLLHGTDSSSTLQGTDNSSTLQGTDSSSTLQGTDLCVESGNKGQCEVFVTPSSSRNPSPTPSESDSEYEDAVDFGSDAAQPSASSSGEQGSCVDSSLLHEGGEDGLNQSHGSVTVIPAECSMNAKDSGSSVPACVCDSGSPVYTCVCGGALSSDCRSSSVEGPQPADQREVHPRSYLSSPPSSAPDPSTSPTPNSAHTNHAVIVEECQDSQPISNSRKGSVEECEEFLDVTGTSSSGSRKWRPHLPNHSDTSSFTLPGNHVHITFDPMREGKDSGLDRDWAHTTASTNSGIEWGCGESLTTFEVSGSLEEMSASESQSAASSSAFTVQASQDTVMPSSVHPPCDTPPQDTVIPSSVHPPCDTPPQDTVMPSSVHPPCDTPPQDVPSSLTSVHPPCDTPQDTVIPSSEHPPCDIPPQDTVIPSSVHPPCDTPPQDVPSSLTSVHPPCDTPPQDTVIPSSVHPPCDTPPQDVPSSLTSVHPPCDTPPQDVPSSLTSVHPPCDTPQDTPSSLTSVHPPCDTPPQDVPSSLTSVHPPCDTPPQDVPSSLTSVHPPCDTPPQDVPSSLTSVHPPCDTPQDTPSSLTSVHPPCDTPPQDTPSSLTSVHPPCDTPSLPQDTPSSLTSVHTPCDTPPQDVPSSLTSVHPPCDTPQDTPSSLTSVHTQEGNPAASTDTGVQEGNPAVTISGLSNSCANVSLPDTHCTNKSTKTAETLCSEQSVTSPEDKLTKCAETAESEDSEECGWGGEDARPASEWLQFVESQSNRSLGPCVVNSLDEGRYNQISDTDMEHTEFSALTTSTTTQHSIHMDTSHTNAHRDNEGITETQHTTRTDTHRDSYEITETQHTTRTDTHRDSYEITETQHTTRTDTHRDSYEITETQHTTCTDTHRDSDEITETQHTTCTDTHRDSDEITETQHTTHTDTHRDSDEITETQHTTHTDTHRDSDEITETQHTTHTDTHRDSDEITETQHTTHTDTHRDSDEITETQHTTHTDTHRDSYEITETQHTTHTDTHRDSEGMRGAKQHPDSRDMMEEEGEADNGSIPSVSSAQAQGSGKGHSTEDCNTPPSAFPIGNWNREQQRVRRSEVEGGEGEGVKEEGEGGGGLIRLDEEEDLAIFVGPSPCLLLQALTMSNANDFFSLERLETIGDSFLKYAITVYLYCTYPATHEGKLSYLRSKQVSNYNLYRLGRRKGLAERMVSTKFEPYENWLPPCYVISEDRRRGPVPKVVIATCNPKLSAAAPVNFLLEEEETETAERKETEAFQQELAEIDQQQAQDQQRELSGGGHKTAMTAYSLQLHHGIPDKSVADCVEALIGCYLTTCGKKAALTFMAWLGLKVLPRRRQAKQDDQEGKVRVFPELPCPPSPLLCSVEGAPQLLEHLLEGYEEFEARIHYRFRDRSYLLQAFTHASYHYNYITDCYQRLEFLGDAILDYVITRHLYEDSHRYSPGILTDLRSALVNNNIFAALAVKWDFHKFFKAISPSLFIVIDKFVVRQKERLDEIDEIEEETDEEEEGEEGERKETEACGGGVEEFEDKEEEVELEIPKALGDIFESVAGAIYLDSGMSLDAVWRVYYRMMKPHIDKYLKDIPKSPVRELLEMEPETAKFEKPERTLEGKIRVTVNVVGKGVFYGVGRNYRIAKSAAAKKALRFIRNLQMEGQA